One Aspergillus oryzae RIB40 DNA, chromosome 2 genomic window carries:
- a CDS encoding uncharacterized protein (beta-glucosidase-related glycosidases), producing the protein MRFVSLAVGAALLGAAGASSISSNVGLLKANGVALGNWEAAYEKASAFVSGLTTDQKLALITGSNVESANGNFTPLYFLDGDMGLQDFYYVSAFSLSSALAMTWDRDAIYEQAKAVGSEFYNKGVQVVAGPTSQPLGRTPWGGRGVEGFGPDPYLNGLATGLTTKGYVDAGVIPGGKHFLLYEQETNRTSSFGSSGEGSPYSSNADDKTIHETYLWPFYDAVKNGAGAVMCAMTKVNGTMACENSDLLMKMLKTELGFPGMVWPDMNGQNSAKGSALGGEDYGSSSIWSTSTMESFLSNGTLSEARLNDMAIRNLIGYYYVNLDNGRQPTRQTTDVYVDVRANHSKLIRENGAKSMALLKNEGVLPLSKPHVMSIFGAHAGPIMGGPNSNVDVMGSGPTYQGHLATGSGSGMASMPYLITPYDALTNKAAQDGTVLRWVLNDTYSSGGGSSLVPSSTSSTAVEPSFENFATGSDICLVFINALAGEGADRTELYNADQDAMVNTVADNCNNTVAVVNTVGPRLLDQWIEHDNVTAVLYGSLLGQESGNSIVDLLYGDVNPSGRLVHTIAKNESDYNVGLCYTAQCNFTEGVYLDYRYFDAHNITPRYPFGHGLSYTTFHYSSLAIKAPSSITKAPKGNLTVGGPSDLWDVVGTVSARIANNGTLSGAEVPQLYLGFPDSADQPVRQLRGFDRVELSAGQEAVVTFNLRRRDISYWNLKTQQWMVAGGKYTVFVGGSSRDLRLNGTFFLWVGS; encoded by the exons ATGAGGTTCGTCTCACTTGCCGTAGGGGCAGCCTTGCTAGGCGCTGCAGGCGcctcctcgatttcttccaatgTAGGCTTGCTCAAAGCCAATGGTG TTGCGCTCGGAAACTGGGAAGCTGCCTACGAGAAAGCATCCGCTTTTGTCTCAGGCCTGACCACTGATCAGAAACTGGCTTTGATCACGGGTAGTAATGTTGAGTCGGCTAATGGAAACTTCACTCCCCTCTACTTCCTCGACGGAGACATGGGTCTTCAGGACTTCTATTATGTTTCTGCTTTCAGCTTGTCCTCGGCTCTTGCGATGACCTGGGATCGCGACGCTATTTATGAGCAGGCTAAAGCTGTCGGATCGGAGTTCTATAACAAGGGTGTTCAAGTGGTCGCTGGACCCACGTCTCAGCCATTGGGGCGTACCCCTTGGGGTGGTCGTGGCGTCGAAGGGTTTGGCCCGGATCCTTATCTCAATGGCTTGGCTACTGGACTCACCACCAAGGGCTATGTTGATGCTGGAGTGATACCGGGTGGTAAG CACTTCCTCTTATACGAGCAAGAAACCAACAGGACCTCCAGTTTTGGAAGCAGCGGAGAAGGCTCTCCCTACTCCTCCAATGCGGATGACAAAACCATCCATGAAACATATCTGTGGCCATTCTACGATGCAGTGAAGAATGGCGCTGGCGCGGTGATGTGCGCAATGACCAAGGTCAACGGCACCATGGCTTGCGAGAATTCGGATcttctgatgaagatgttgaagacggAACTTGGCTTCCCGGGTATGGTCTGGCCTGACATGAATGGTCAAAACAGCGCCAAGGGATCAGCTTTGGGTGGTGAGGACTATGGATCGAGTTCTATCTGGAGTACTTCGACCATGGAAAGTTTCTTGTCGAACGGTACCCTCAGTGAGGCTCGCTTGAACGATATGGCCATCAGGAATCTGATAGGTTACTATTACGTTAACCTGGACAACGGCCGCCAGCCTACAAGGCAAACGACAGATGTCTATGTGGACGTTAGAGCTAACCATTCCAAGCTGATTCGAGAGAACGGAGCGAAGTCCATGgcgttgttgaagaatgAGGGTGTGCTGCCGCTAAGCAAGCCCCATGTTATGAGTATCTTTGGAGCTCACGCTGGCCCTATCATGGGCGGCCCGAATAGTAATGTCGATGTCATGGGCTCCGGTCCGACCTATCAGGGTCACCTGGCCACAGGCTCGGGATCCGGAATGGCATCTATGCCCTATTTGATCACTCCCTACGATGCCCTGACTAACAAGGCGGCCCAAGACGGAACAGTGTTGCGTTGGGTGTTAAACGATACTTACAGCTCTGGGGGAGGCTCTTCGCTAGTTCCATCGAGTACGTCCTCTACTGCCGTGGAGCCGTCCTTTGAGAACTTTGCCACCGGATCGGATATCTGCCTGGTCTTCATAAATGCCCTGGCTGGAGAAGGTGCGGATCGAACCGAGCTATATAACGCAGACCAAGACGCTATGGTGAACACGGTTGCGGATAACTGCAACAACACAGTCGCGGTGGTCAATACTGTTGGACCGCGACTGCTGGATCAGTGGATCGAGCACGATAACGTTACAGCCGTTCTCTATGGATCTCTCCTCGGACAGGAATCGGGTAACTCAATCGTGGACCTTCTCTATGGCGACGTCAACCCATCCGGCCGTCTTGTCCACACCATTGCCAAGAACGAGAGTGACTACAATGTTGGACTTTGCTATACCGCCCAATGCAACTTCACCGAAG GAGTCTACCTCGACTACCGCTACTTCGACGCCCACAACATCACCCCCCGATACCCCTTCGGCCACGGCCTCTCCTACACCACCTTCCACTACTCATCCCTAGCCATCAAAGCCCCCTCATCCATAACGAAAGCACCAAAAGGCAACCTCACCGTCGGCGGCCCCAGCGACCTCTGGGACGTCGTAGGAACCGTCTCCGCCCGCATCGCCAACAACGGCACCCTTTCCGGCGCAGAGGTTCCTCAGCTCTATCTCGGCTTCCCCGATTCGGCAGATCAACCCGTTCGTCAGTTGAGGGGGTTCGATCGTGTTGAACTTTCAGCTGGGCAGGAAGCGGTTGTTACTTTTAATTTGCGGCGGAGGGATATCTCTTATTGGAATCTGAAGACTCAGCAGTGGATGGTTGCTGGGGGGAAGTATACGGTCTTTGTGGGGGGGAGTTCGAGGGATTTGAGGTTGAATGGGAcgttttttctttgggttggGTCTTAG
- a CDS encoding glycoside hydrolase family 115 protein (predicted protein), protein MKLIWPTSLLFTALVAAEPYLLFSSGTSEYQLASNTTAPAVWVAQNEPVGVLRAAHDLANDFGRVLGVNGTVNVFDTDISESPGKAVIITGTVGQSTPIDQLVSDGKLDVSLIEGKWESYVSRIVENPFPNVTWSLVVAGSDRRGTIYGLYDISEQMGVSPWYWWADVPVKTKTGIWVAPEGTFQKSPSVKYRGFFINDESPALSGWVAENFGTKFNSAFYRHIFELCLRLKGNYLWPAMWGKMFYVDDVDNGQLAHEYGIIMGTSHHEPMARSEQEQKTYLDGEWNWNENQANITTFFQQGIDRAKHWDTIWTMGMRGEGDVASPTLTAADLEELIHAQQKLLVESFNASDPASIPQTWVLYKEVSDYYAAGMEVPESVTLLWTDDNSGNLIRVPIANETSRVAGAGVYYHFDYVGSPRSYKWINSIQLVKTWEQMHLAYQKSARQIWIANVGDIKGLEVPLTHFMDMAYDMDRFTSTDSTTKWLKRWAAREFNERIADRTADILNHYGTLVARRKYELLSQLPFAFSTIYYDEAEANLAQWESLLAQTQSVYSSLDQATRTPFFEMFLHPVLAGKTVVDLYTKTAFNALYHQQGRISTNRLAQKVHDLFTEDSAITERYHGVKGGKWRPVMDQVHIGYSSWDDPVDNTNVMPALSYIAAPQGAGGIGIAVQGSAASYPEQKTLRLLSMDPYMPPSESRYIDIFARKNTTVTYSISSNTSYVTVSNASGSVSASSNISDVRSTITVDWASAEPGLSHTELQVRAGDGFTAALVLPVNNTFVPTNFTGFVESNGVISIEASHYTSAETKSNVSYVEIPHYGRTLSAVMPWPVTMGTQHPNTGPALRYSLYTTTASPSARLIISLGASHNHDPTRLIKFAYSLDGSVPVTVRPVSTVPPYKEGQAWQQAVIENGWTSVIELPGEVGTGEHELSLWLLEPGVVLQKIVLDMGGYQDSALGSPERAVVTEADVLRAEVVEEGSDISPLSRVWRLPSSHDL, encoded by the exons ATGAAGCTGATTTGGCCTACGTCTCTTCTCTTTACGGCCCTGGTGGCAGCCGAACCGTACCTTCTATTCAGTTCCGGTACAAGTGAGTACCAACTCGCGAGTAACACAACTGCACCAGCTGTATGGGTCGCGCAGAATGAGCCTGTTGGGGTTCTCCGAGCCGCACACGATTTGGCCAATGACTTTGGCCGCGTGCTCGGTGTCAACGGAACCGTTAATGTCTTCGATACCGACATCTCGGAGTCCCCTGGGAAGgctgtcatcatcaccgGAACGGTGGGACAGTCTACTCCCATCGACCAGCTAGTTTCCGACGGGAAGCTCGACGTATCTCTGATTGAGGGCAAATGGGAATCATACGTCTCCCGGATCGTCGAGAACCCCTTCCCCAATGTTACATGGTCCCTCGTCGTAGCTGGCAGTGACAGGCGGGGCACAATCTATGGTCTGTACGACATTTCTGAGCAGATGGGGGTTTCGCCGTGGTACTGGTGGGCGGACGTCCCCGTGAAGACTAAGACCGGCATCTGGGTCGCGCCGGAGGGCACGTTCCAGAAATCCCCATCCGTTAAATATCGCGGGTTCTTTATCAACGATGAGTCGCCGGCGCTATCAGGTTGGGTTGCCGAGAACTTTGGGACTAAGTTTAATAGCGCCTTCTATCGGCATATCTTCGAGCTCTGCCTTCGACTCAAGGGCAATTATCTCTGGCCGGCTATGTGGGGCAAGATGTTCTATGTCGATGATGTCGATAATGGGCAGCTGGCGCATGAATACGGGATCATCATGGGCACGAGCCACCACGAGCCGATGGCCCGGTCCGAGCAGGAGCAAAAGACTTACCTGGATGGAGAGTGGAACTGGAACGAGAACCAGGCAAACATCACGACCTTCTTCCAGCAGGGAATTGACAGGGCCAAGCACTGGGACACAATATGGACCATGGGAATGCGCGGAGAAGGGGATGTCGCATCACCTACCTTGACAGCAGCCGACCTTGAAGAGTTGATTCATGCGCAGCAGAAGTTATTAGTGGAATCATTCAACGCTAGTGATCCCGCTAGCATTCCTCAGACCTGGGTGCTATACAAG GAGGTCAGTGATTACTATGCGGCAGGAATGGAGGTGCCAGAATCTGTTACCCTTCTTTGGACCGATGACAATTCGGGCAATCTCATCCGTGTGCCCATTGCCAATGAGACTTCTCGGGTAGCAGGCGCAGGCGTGTACTATCATTTTGACTACGTCGGCAGTCCACGGAGCTACAAGTGGATCAACTCAATCCAGCTGGTCAAGACATGGGAGCAGATGCATCTAGCCTACCAGAAAAGCGCCCGGCAAATATGGATTGCGAATGTCGGAGACATCAAGGGGCTCGAGGTGCCATTGACGCACTTTATGGATATGGCGTATGATATGGATCGCTTTACCAGTACGGATTCTACCACAAAATGGCTGAAGCGCTGGGCTGCCCGGGAGTTCAACGAACGGATTGCCGACCGTACTGCCGATATTCTCAATCATTATGGAACACTTGTTGCGCGCCGCAAGTACGAGCTCCTCAGCCAGTTGCCATTTGCATTCAGCACGATCTACTACGACGAAGCAGAGGCCAACCTGGCCCAATGGGAGAGTCTACTGGCCCAGACGCAGAGTGTTTACAGTTCTCTTGACCAGGCAACCCGAACTCCCTTTTTCGAAATGTTTTTGCACCCGGTGCTGGCCGGAAAGACCGTTGTGGATCTTTACACGAAGACCGCATTCAACGCACTATACCACCAGCAAGGCCGGATCAGCACAAACCGCCTTGCCCAAAAAGTGCATGATTTGTTTACTGAAGATTCCGCAATCACGGAGCGATATCACGGTGTCAAAGGAGGCAAATGGAGGCCGGTCATGGATCAGGTTCACATTGGCTACAGTTCATGGGACGACCCCGTGGACAACACTAACGTCATGCCAGCTTTGAGCTATATAGCAGCACCCCAGGGTGCTGGGGGCATCGGAATCGCTGTACAGGGCAGTGCAGCATCCTACCCAGAGCAGAAAACATTACGCCTCCTCTCCATGGACCCTTACATGCCTCCGTCAGAGTCGCggtatattgatatattcGCTCGCAAAAACACCACAGTCACGTactccatttcctccaacacctcctaTGTCACGGTCTCAAACGCAAGTGGGTCAGTATCGGCATCTAGTAATATCTCCGACGTGCGCAGCACCATTACGGTTGATTGGGCTTCTGCAGAGCCGGGCTTATCACACACCGAACTGCAAGTGCGAGCGGGTGATGGGTTTACCGCCGCCCTCGTACTTCCTGTCAACAACACCTTCGTCCCTACAAACTTTACCGGTTTTGTCGAGTCGAATGGCGTCATCTCCATCGAAGCAAGCCACTATACCAGTGCCGAGACGAAAAGCAACGTCTCGTATGTCGAGATCCCGCATTACGGACGCACCCTCTCTGCCGTCATGCCCTGGCCGGTGACGATGGGGACGCAACATCCCAACACCGGGCCTGCGTTGCGATACTCCCTGTACACTACGACCGCGTCGCCCAGCGCAAGGCTCATCATTAGTCTCGGTGCCTCGCATAACCATGACCCCACGCGGTTGATCAAATTTGCCTATTCACTGGACGGATCGGTGCCCGTTACCGTCCGCCCGGTGTCTACTGTGCCGCCCTACAAGGAAGGCCAGGCCTGGCAGCAGGCGGTGATCGAAAACGGCTGGACATCGGTGATCGAGCTCCCTGGTGAGGTTGGGACGGGCGAGCATGAGTTGTCACTGTGGCTTCTTGAGCCAGGTGTGGTCTTGCAAAAGATTGTTTTGGACATGGGGGGTTATCAGGACTCGGCGCTGGGCTCGCCTGAGA